tacgtgttctttattatcttgcaaacctatcctatcccACCTACAAAGTaattctagtttcatacttgttctaggtaaagcgaacgttaagcgtgcgtagagttgtatcggtggtcggtagaacttgagggaatatttgttctacctttagctcctcgttgggttcaacattcttatcgagaaaggctacaattgatcccctatacttgtgggttatcacgtcCTACTGGTTTCGGTCATTCACAATGGAGGGATACCTCGTGCGACGGCTTACAATGGTGTATGATATTGCTACTAAGAGTTTTCCTATCTGAAGATAGATGATCAGGAAGAACCCTAgaccccccccctttatatagacaGGAGAGGTCTAGTGTTTACATGCTGGATGCGATCTGGGGCACCTCCATCCTCTAGTCTTGGGCGTCAAGAAGGTCATCTAGACTCCTAGGGTTAGCGCCACGCCATGGGCCCGTTGGGCCCCCTTGTAATTGATGAGCTCGGGCTCCTTGGCATTAGCCACCCCCGGTACAGGACCCCGCCACCTACCGTGACACCATGGTCAAGCTGGGCATCAAGGAGAACTAGCTGCAGGCCAGTCGGACGGTGTTCCACGGCATCGTGCTAGGGCACTCCTGCTCCCCTATTGGTAGGATCCGCCTGGACGTTTCATTCGGCACCAAGGGCCACTTCCACCGCGAGCCGACCTGGTTCGAGGTGGTCGACCTGAGCAGCCCCTACCACACGCTCTCAGGTCGCCCCGTGctggccaaattcatggcggtGCCCCACTATGCCTGCGTAAAGTTGAAGACGTCGGGTCCCAAGGGCATCATCACCATCGCCGACGACTACAAGAAGTCcctcgagtgcgctgcagccggCTCCCGGCTGGCCGAGTCTTTGGTCATCGCTGAAGAGAAGCGCAGTTCGACCAGCTCGTGGCTCTGGCGAGCGAGCGGgtaataacccacaagtgtaggggatcagttgtagcttttttgataaataagagtgccGAACCCAACGCGGAACTAAAGATAGGATTTATATtcccttcaagttctatcgacccgatacaactctacacacactTAATGTTTGCTTTACGTGGAACAAGTATGAAACAATTTTGTAGGTGAAAGGATAAGTTTGCAAGGATAAAACTAGATGTACTTAGTgagaataaaactatgagtaATTTTCAAGATAATAAAATTTAGTTGTTTAGTAGAAAGATTTTTGTAACACAAgagaaggatttgtccataggcgaTCGATAACTGGACCGGTAACCATTAtcgcaattttatatgagggagaggcatgagttaacatactttccgtacttggatcatatgcacttatgattggaactctagcaagcatccacaactactaaagatcattaaggtaaaacccaaccatagcattaagtaacaagtcctctttactcccatatgcaacaaccccAAAATAAAacagagggcacaataggacaacaccaaaataaaacacgcaactcaaaccaatcacaatcaacccataggacaaaacaaatctactcaaacatcataggatagtcatatacatcattgggaaataatatatagcgttaagcaccatgtttaagtagagattacagcggggagaagaggtgttacactgctgcatagagggggagagagttggtgatgacggcagcgaagttgttggtgtagatcgccatCACGATGGTTGCCCCGGCGCACTCCGACGCcaccaggagagagggggagactgcccccccccctcctcctccttctttcgtggcctcccccctagatgggaggagagttccacCTCTCGTCCATGGCcgccatggcggcggaggggcgggagcccctccgagatcggatctctctctctctcttctttttCGCCTTCTTGTTCTCTGGtccttcaccgtttcttaaattctcagagatccgtaactccaattgggctggaattttaacacaattttttttcagatattatctttcttgcagcgaaagaagggcaccaaccgccttacagggGCTCCGCAAGCCTACCAGGCGCGCCTGGTGTAGGGGGGGCGCCCCTCGAGCTTATGGGTCCCTCGGGCatcatctcgcgttgattctgtttcccaaaaatcacatatattccaaaatatatctatgtaaatttttatcgcgtttggactttgtttgatatggatattccgcgaaacaaaaaacatgcaacatatagaattgacactgggcactgaatcaatatgttagtccaaaaaaataatctaaaatgttgccaaaagtatataaaagttgtaAAATATTGatatgaaacaataaaaaattataaatacaacggagacgtatcggCATCCGCAAGCTTAAATCCTGCTCGTTTTCGAGTAAGTAAATAAAAAGATGAAAAGGATAAAAAAATATTGACAGATGACTATTGCTCGGCAGATATGTTGGGGTTTGCAAAGCAGAGGATTGCCCAATCTGTATACTGATGCCGCCTAAGAGGGACCCAGATGATCTGCACTGATACACAGAAGTACTGTAGCAGTTGATTTGGGCCCTTAGACTTTGATTGGATGGTGGAGATTTGTCCTTAACGCACTTCTGCGTCGTAGTGGCACCTACTACGCTCAACCTGGTATTTGCAGAACGACGGGAAAGTAGCAGGAAAAAGTGGTATACTTCGTTTCAAGAAACACAGATGTAGTATGTACAAGATAGAATAAAGCTCAATTCAAGGAGTTGCACTATATTTATCTTTGCTGTTCGTGGACAATTTTCATCAGCAAGAGCACACAAACCATTGTTGACTCTGCCGCTGCAAAGAGAAACAAAACGATTCTATAACTACATATGAAAAACCACTCACTGACTCAGCAAGCCTCGGTTTTTCGAGAAGGCTCTTTGAAGCAATCAACATTGCAGAGGCCCATTGATCTAATCATCTCGCCAAGCCTGCCAAAGATTCCCAAAGGTCAATGCGAAAAAATGTGAATCATACAAAATTTGATTTGACCTCAGAAAATGATTGTTACATAGTCTATGCTGATCGAGTACTCTGCAAGATGGTGCAAGAGAGGAGGCTGAGGGAGGACCAACCTGTCAATGCTTTTCCTTGGTTTGTCTGTCTGTTCATTTTCATCTCTTGTCCTGTCAAATGTATCGACACTTCTCCTTGATCTCTCCTTATGTGTGATGGACCTTGCCTTTTCCCTGACGTCTGTACTTCGACGGTGTTTATCTACACGTTCAGTGCTCAGCCTAGGAGGCTGCTCATGCCTTGAGCTCTTCCTCGATGGCTCTAACCTCTGCGAGGTCATCAAATGCGGCTCAGAAAGAGCGACGCTATCTGAAGGTTTTTCATTTCCAGCTAGCAACTTCTCACTCTCAGGTGCTGCTTCTTTTCCAGC
This sequence is a window from Aegilops tauschii subsp. strangulata cultivar AL8/78 chromosome 7, Aet v6.0, whole genome shotgun sequence. Protein-coding genes within it:
- the LOC141027114 gene encoding uncharacterized protein, with translation MGPLGPLVIDELGLLGISHPRIRLDVSFGTKGHFHREPTWFEVVDLSSPYHTLSGRPVLAKFMAVPHYACVKLKTSGPKGIITIADDYKKSLECAAAGSRLAESLVIAEEKRSSTSSWLWRASG